The Eremothecium cymbalariae DBVPG#7215 chromosome 7, complete sequence genome contains the following window.
GAGACATTACAGACTTACAAGGAAAGAACGAAACTATTAAGGTTGAAGCAGTTTTGAAACAATTGTATAAattgaaagaagaaagaagacCAGACAACGTTTTGAACTGATTTGATCTAAAATATCATTCCCAATTCTATCATGTGCTGTGGTTAAAGTTTTGCGTACATCTTGTTAACTAGGAGGTGAATGCACCTATCATTTTACTATTGATTTCTTAGTTAACAATATCGATATTTCACCAGTCCTGAAATGTATATATTGAATTTactgcatatatatatataaccaaaaaaattttctgcTGCGATTTAAACAACTCATTTATATAACCGGCGTCCTTCTTCAAGTAGAGCGTCAAAATCTTGCTGTGAACCGCTTACTGAAACAACATCCTCAATCGAGGTCTCATCACCCTTTGCTTCCGCGAGCCTTTGCTTCTGAACATATTCCCATGTATTATTTCCGTCCGTTGGAGTAACATCTTTCCGTTGGCGTATTCTATCCCAAGCAGATAGTTCCGGTAAGTTCTTATCTTCTGCAGATATTGCGCCCATTGAATCATGAAGATCGTCAGAGCCAAGCTGAGAACTAGACGTGACGTTGACTTTCTCTGCAATACCTCCTGGCCTAGGTTTGGTGTCTGAGTATAACCCTATAGGATCTCTTTGGTTCATAAAGGGAGAACCTAGTTGCGGCCACCGTTTCATCATCTCATGCAACTTCACCTTAGGATCTGGAAACCTATATGCAGGATTTTGATAGGTATCATAGAAATACACTGCCCACTTCGAAGGGGTACCATCCTTTAGCAACAACATCATCTCATATTGCCGGTACTGAGACGTCTTCTGCGTAAACCCATCGCCAAAATCATACGTGCTCATCGGCGCAACATTCTCAAGCTTAGAGTTATAAACATACCGACTGCAGTATTGAGTAGACACAACCATACTGATCAAACCAAGTAAAAAACTTCGTTTGACATTCACACCTCTGATAGCATTGGTCTTATACATTTGGTACGCAAATGGCGTCCCAAAGACTAACCCGAACCCCGCCAACCCGCCAAATAACTGCGCCCTACTTATCGAAAGATATATCTTGTATAACTCTAACCGATCATTCGCTTCCAAATAGCTATCCTTTTTATAAAACTCTAATGCTGCTTTATATCCCTTTCTAACAGGAGCACTCAAAACATTCTCAATAAACGCCGTTTCTTCGCTCTCCATCATAGTATCTACCGCCTAACAATAAATCAGAAAAATAATCAGCAACCTTCCTAACTAAACTCCCACAGAATTCTGTCCTAAAAGCctataaatattatatccATCTATTGGCCTCGTTCGTAACTGAAGGGGCTCCAAGGAACTCCAAAAGTGCCGTCATACGATGTTCTTATTAAGATCAACTTCGAAGAATTTATTTAACCTCTGGTTGTTCTTTAGAGATCTCATTACGCAAGCTGTAATATGAGTTAAGCAAACCGTCGAGggtttttaatatcatgGATTACTTTTCAGTCAAACACCACTACCACACGGGAAATTATCAAAAGGTGCTTCAAGAAATTGCAAAGCACCAGCAAAGCAGTGAAGATGAGACTCTATTATATTACAAAAATATGTCTCTACTAGGGTTGAAGATACTTGAGAACGTGCCAGAGGAAGGGGGTCTGCAGGCAGCCTTTAGTGCATATAGCGAATGTTTGGAGTCCAAGGAGATAGGCCCCTTGAAGGAAGTAGTTGATGGGCAAAAGAGTCTGTTCGCGGTGAATCTTTTGGCTTGCGCACAGGCATGTCTGGAGAGTTATGAGGCTGCATGGGAGACGTGCACTCAGAATTTAGAAGACTTGGATGCTGTTGGTTCAGCGGAATTATTGCTGACGGCTGTGCAAGTTGCGCTTGCTAATGGTCAACGGACTCAGGCTACGGCTTTGTTCGAGAACTATAGTTCTTCCCATGATATTTCTAATGAGGATGACATTATTCTGAGCATTGCGGAGTCATACATCAACTTTAGTCAGAGTAAAGAAGCTAGTAGTTCTAACTTTTACTTTTACGAAGAACTCTGTCAATCAGCACCCAGTTGGAAAACCCAATTGGGGCTGTTGAATCTACATTTGCAACAGGGTAATCTGCCAGAAGCAAGTAACATCATTGAACTGTTGGAAGATGAATATTACCAGTCAATGGAAGGAGCAGAAAATTATAAACGCCATTTGTTGGCCAATAAGATTACATATGCAGCAATGAACGGCGAAAATGGTTCCGCATTGAGAGAGGAATTGGAACAGTTAGATGCAGACCATCCACTTGCTAAGGCAAACCGCGAAAACAACATGAAGTTTGATGAGATTGTTGCAAAGTACTCCACTTAACGTTCGTACTCCTTGAATCGAGCGGCTAAGACTccatatataaatatgtatgtatatatatgtatatagCTGGATAAAGTCGTGTGCTGAACGTTAGTAATATCGATCCGGGTAACCTTGGTTTTGTTGTAGCTTGAAGCacctttttaaaaataacaGCATCAGTATTTAAGACATGGCCAGTGGCCGAAACCTAACCGCCACCGATAGCCATaagttaataaagaaactAATGACCATGGAAGAGGTATCGGAGTTGTCGGAGACTGAAAAGCGGAAGTTGCTCCGCGACAGAAGGAAGCAAAAGTTCTCTAACGGGGGTGCTTCGTCTAGATTAACCAAGATCACAAATCAACCAAGCGGTGGTGTTATGTCTACAGAGACCTTTTTGGAAGATGAGCTTCCATCAAGCACCTCTAAGAGTGACCAATCAGTTATTCCCAACGTGGAAGAATCTACTAAAGAGATGGATACTTTATTGGCGAATGTTGGCAAACCTGCAGAGACTAGATCTACCAAGACGAATCCTGAAGTTGCTCTGCTACAACAGTTGATGGGCATGCAAGAGGAATTCAGAGTGCCCAAAGATGATAATACACCTGATTTATTTTCTCAGATGTTGAATCAAAGTGCAAAAACACAAACAATGCGCTCGCCAGATGCAGATCTGGTGGATCAATCCAAAGTTACGATGCACACGTATCAAGCCAGAAAATTAAAAGCATACACGTATTTAATCAGATGGCTACTTCTACTACCACTTGTGTACCACATGATGCTACCCACTCCGTCAACGTTGCCTCTGATCTCTTCGTTGACTCGTTTTTTTGTCGACAAGCCCAACTTCTTCATGATTTTCAGCACCTTTGAAGTCATCTCTATTAGTATTTACTACCAAGCATTACTAAAACTAGAAAGAACGAACAAGGTAAATACCCTATCCAACACAAGCAAAATTGTTACTTGGGCTGGCTTGGTGCCTGAAGGCGTCCTGCCCATATCTAATATCCCAAGAAAAATCATGCTAGCCATGCATTACTGGGATATTCTATCCATGTACTTGACAGATTTATCATTCTGCTTGATCATCGCTGGCCTATTGGGATACTACAATGCTCTGTAAACTTCATAACGTATGTAGTGATGTGAAATTCTGAAATTTGTAAAAACGAAAATTTTCTCTTAAAACCATACTATAATACGTATAATTCGTGGGAGAACAGCTGCAGTTAGCAGGATAGATCGTCGATATGGTGTTCAATGGGACTGCTGGAATACTCTGTAGGGATTTTGGAATGCTTTCGTTGAGCTTTACGAGATCTTTTAGCGGTAGCTCTGTTGTTTGTGGGGCGAAAGCCATGAAGTACCTCAAGGCGCAGAATAGAAGACAATTGAATGAAGCTAGGCAAAGTAAGATCAAGAGCTCATTGGATAGTGTTGATCCGGTTCTGGGTAAGAAAGATACGCAGTTTATAGTGCGTGTGATGGCAGAATTAAAGGAACCCAAGGTTCTTGCTAGAGGTTATGAACATAGCGAGGTGGAAAAGCTGATAGCGTCTATTGAAGCATCTAAGAATGAAAGGCTGAAGGTTAGTGGGTTAGACAAAGTGGCTAAGGAGATATCTTTGGATGATTCAGCGGTGGTTGATTCAAAGCGTGAAGCTGTTTTGAGGATTTTAAGCATGAGAAATGCGGATAATAAGACCGCGATGAAAGCTGCTATTAAGTTGACTAGAGAGGAGTTCCAAAGATTTCCAGGCGATACTGGCTCTAGTGAGGTGCAGGCAGCAGTGATGACTGTGAGGATTCACAATTTGGCCAAACATGTTCAAGATAATAAGAAGGACAATAAAAATACCAGAACGCTGAGAATGCTCGTTCAACAAAGACAGAGTTTGCTtagatatttgaaaagggATAATCCTGAAAGGTACTTCTGGACTATAGAAAAACTAGGCCTGACTGATAATGCTGTTGTCAGCGAATTTAATATGGATAGACGTTATATGCaagattatcaattttttgGTGACAGAATTTTGATCAAAGACTCCAAAAAAGTGGCGGGTGCCAAACGTAAAGCAGCACGTAGGGAGAAGAGATTGTCCCAAGATGCATAGCAATCTAGCTTACGAGAAAAAGTACAGCACTTGTATATAGTCTGATGAATTATGGGCTTTATAAGCCTAGGTACCGTTGAAACACACTTAAACTACGCTCCATCTCGAGAATCCAAGAAAAAAACTAATGCATA
Protein-coding sequences here:
- the RCI37 gene encoding Rci37p (similar to Ashbya gossypii ACL038C), with the protein product MESEETAFIENVLSAPVRKGYKAALEFYKKDSYLEANDRLELYKIYLSISRAQLFGGLAGFGLVFGTPFAYQMYKTNAIRGVNVKRSFLLGLISMVVSTQYCSRYVYNSKLENVAPMSTYDFGDGFTQKTSQYRQYEMMLLLKDGTPSKWAVYFYDTYQNPAYRFPDPKVKLHEMMKRWPQLGSPFMNQRDPIGLYSDTKPRPGGIAEKVNVTSSSQLGSDDLHDSMGAISAEDKNLPELSAWDRIRQRKDVTPTDGNNTWEYVQKQRLAEAKGDETSIEDVVSVSGSQQDFDALLEEGRRLYK
- the SEC28 gene encoding coatomer subunit epsilon (similar to Ashbya gossypii ACL037W) — translated: MDYFSVKHHYHTGNYQKVLQEIAKHQQSSEDETLLYYKNMSLLGLKILENVPEEGGLQAAFSAYSECLESKEIGPLKEVVDGQKSLFAVNLLACAQACLESYEAAWETCTQNLEDLDAVGSAELLLTAVQVALANGQRTQATALFENYSSSHDISNEDDIILSIAESYINFSQSKEASSSNFYFYEELCQSAPSWKTQLGLLNLHLQQGNLPEASNIIELLEDEYYQSMEGAENYKRHLLANKITYAAMNGENGSALREELEQLDADHPLAKANRENNMKFDEIVAKYST
- the GET2 gene encoding GET complex subunit GET2 (similar to Ashbya gossypii ACL036W) gives rise to the protein MASGRNLTATDSHKLIKKLMTMEEVSELSETEKRKLLRDRRKQKFSNGGASSRLTKITNQPSGGVMSTETFLEDELPSSTSKSDQSVIPNVEESTKEMDTLLANVGKPAETRSTKTNPEVALLQQLMGMQEEFRVPKDDNTPDLFSQMLNQSAKTQTMRSPDADLVDQSKVTMHTYQARKLKAYTYLIRWLLLLPLVYHMMLPTPSTLPLISSLTRFFVDKPNFFMIFSTFEVISISIYYQALLKLERTNKVNTLSNTSKIVTWAGLVPEGVLPISNIPRKIMLAMHYWDILSMYLTDLSFCLIIAGLLGYYNAL
- the MRPS28 gene encoding mitochondrial 37S ribosomal protein uS15m (similar to Ashbya gossypii AEL097C), whose product is MVFNGTAGILCRDFGMLSLSFTRSFSGSSVVCGAKAMKYLKAQNRRQLNEARQSKIKSSLDSVDPVLGKKDTQFIVRVMAELKEPKVLARGYEHSEVEKLIASIEASKNERLKVSGLDKVAKEISLDDSAVVDSKREAVLRILSMRNADNKTAMKAAIKLTREEFQRFPGDTGSSEVQAAVMTVRIHNLAKHVQDNKKDNKNTRTLRMLVQQRQSLLRYLKRDNPERYFWTIEKLGLTDNAVVSEFNMDRRYMQDYQFFGDRILIKDSKKVAGAKRKAARREKRLSQDA